Genomic DNA from Arthrobacter sp. B1I2:
GTTCCTGGTGGGCGCGCTCTTCGCGGTTGCCTGGTGGTACGGGATCCGCACCGGCATCCGGCTGGACCGCGAGGCCACGCAGCGCGCACGTGAACAGGCCGCATGGGAAGCCGCCCACCCGGACGGGGCCGCAGGTCCCGCCCAGCCGCAATCCCCTTAACCCGTCCCCGTAGACTTATCCCGAAACCCCACCAACGCATTGGAGCAGTTGTGACCACAGAGCGCACCCTCGTCCTGATCAAGCCCGACGGCGTCGCCCGTAACCTGACCGGCGCCATCCTGGCCCGGATCGAAGCCAAGGGCTACAGCCTGGTTGAGCTGAAGAAGGTTGACGCCACCCGCGAGCTACTGGAGCAGCACTACGAGGAGCACGTGGGCAAGCCGTTCTACGAGCCGCTGGTGGAGTTCATGCTCAGCGGACCCGTGGTGGCGGCCATCTTCGAAGGCCACCGCGTCATCGAGGGCTTCCGGTCACTGGCCGGTACCACGGACCCCACGACGGCGGCTCCGGGCACCATCCGCGGCGACTTCGGCCGGGACTGGGGCCTGAAAGTCCAGCAGAACCTGGTGCACGGCTCCGATTCGACCGACTCCGCCGAGCGCGAGATCAAGATCTGGTTCCAGGGCTGACAGTCCCGGCAGCAGCAAAAACGCCCCTGGTTCTTCTTCGGAACCAGGGGTTTTTTGGTTGGCGGGCCTAGAAGCCGGAGGTTCCCGCGAAAACCTGGATGAATGCGAAGAAGATGGTTGCGATGACGGCCACGTACAGCAGGGCCGTGATGATCCAGCCGGAATCACCCACGATGCGGACTGCGCCTGCGGGCATGGGGATGACGCCGGCAGTGATGTTCCTGATGGTGGTCCACACGAACAGCGGGATCATGGCCGCCCAGACAATCATGCACAGCGGGCACAGGATGTGGATTGAGTAGAGGGCCTGGGACCACAGCCACACCACGAACGCGAACCCCAGCGTGACGCCTGCCTGGATGCCCACCCAGTACCAGCGGGCGAACGTTGCGCCGGCGAGCAGTGCCATGCCCACGGTGATGATGATGGCGAACGCCACGATTCCAATGAACATGTTGGGGAAGCCGAACAGCGAGCTTTGCCATGTTTGCATGACCTGTCCGCACGAAATGAAGGGGTTCACATCGCACACCGTGGTGTGGTTGGGGTCCTTCAGAACCTCGAGCTTTTCCAGGACCAGGGTTCCGGAGGCCAGCCAGCCCACGATTCCGGTGACGACCAGCAGCCAGCCGAACGGCCGGTTCCGGGTCATCCGGGGAACGCTTGCGGCAGCACTGGTCGGCTGATCGGCGGCCCGTTCCTGCTTATGGGCGCTGACGGGGGAGATGCTGGGCATGGGTATGTCCTTTTCGTCCGGTGCTCCTGTGCCTGATTGTAACGCCGGATGCTGGAGCCACCACACAGGAATGGGAACAGGAGCGCCTGCCTCCGTGGCGATTCGGCCCGGGTATGAGAGAATAAACGTGGCTGGAAGCCGATCCACATTCGGACTCCGGTCCGGTGGTATGTTCCCAAGACCGCCAATGATGAGCAGGGCAGGCTTCGGATTCTTCCGGTACTCCCGCCACTCCATTGGGCGGCACCTGGTTGTAGCACGCAGAACAACGGGTTTTCAGAACTTCCACCGGCTCCCACGGGCTGCCGCACCCCAACGACGGTGCGAACCTGGGAGTATCCACTTGACTTCTGTCAACGCCTGCGGGTTTTGACAATATGTGCCCCAATGGGTGCCGGATGTGGCGGTACGTCAGGGGCAGGAGTGTTGCCACATATGGACAATGATCAGGAACTGGCCGTTAACGATGATGCATCGGCTGCCGAAGCTGCTGCACCCAAGAAGGCTCCACGCACCCGCCGCAAAGCGGCTCCCAAGACCGACGACGCCCTGACGGCTGGCGCGGTCACGGAACCGGAAGCGGCCGCCCCTGCAGGAGGCGGCGACGCTCCGGTTGAGGATGAAGTGGCAGCGCCCAAGGCCCCGGCCCGGCGCACACGCGCCCGGAAGAAGGCAGACACCGCCGAACCCCTGCCTGCCTTCGCTGATGAAGCAGAGCCAGCTGCCGCCGCTGCCGCCGCCGCCGTTGCGGCCGTTGACGCTCCGGCCGCACCCGCCGCTGAGGCGAGCGACGAAAGCCCCGCCGCGGTACCTGCTGCCGCCGAAACTTCGGACGCCGGAACCAAGCCGGTTCGCCGCCGTCGGGTAGCCACCCGCAAGGCTGCCTCCCCGGCCCTGGCGCCCGAAGCAGACTCCCCGGCCACGGATGCCGTGCCGGCGGGAACAGCGGCGCCAGAAGCCCAGGCCCAGGTTGCGGCCCAGGACCATGGTGCAGCGACGGCGCAGGAGCCGGTCCGGGAATCCGCTGCAGTGCAGGGATCAACCCAGGAGCCGGCCCGGGAGACCCCTGCGGCGGCCAAGGAGGAGCCCGGATCCGTCGCGGCGGCCAGCTCCTTTGGTTCCCTTTTCCTGGAACCTGCATCCCCCACATCCGTGCTCTTCCAGGCGCCGGACCTCACCACCGTGGTCCGTCCTGCGACGCCCGCCGTTGAGGAGCCTGAGGAGGACGAGACCGAAGACGGCGAAGATTCCTCCAGCCGCCGCCGGCGCCGCAGCCGGGGGCGGAGGGGCCGCACCCGCCTCGATGACCGTGCCGACGAGGATACCGAGGGCGGCAGCGCCGAGGCTGACGCCGAGGACGAGGCCGACGAGGACAGCGCTGTGCAGCCGGAGGACGGTGTGACGTCCCGCCGCCGGCGTCGCCGCCGCCGTGGGGACCAGGACCTTGAACTGACGGGTGGCGGGGATGACGATCCGCCCAACACAGTCACCAGGGTCCGTGCGCCGCGTGCCGTTACTGAAGCGCCCGTAAGCAACCGGGTGACCAGCGTGAAGGGCTCCACCCGCCTGGAGGCCAAGAAGCAGCGCCGCCGCGAGTCCCGCGACACGGGCCGCCGCCGCACCGTGATCACCGAAGCCGAGTTCCTGGCACGCCGCGAGTCCGTTGACCGGCAGATGATCGTCCGCCAGCGCGATGACAGGATCCAGATCGCCGTCCTCGAAGACGGCGTCCTGGCCGAACACTTCGTGTCAAAGACCCAGCAGGACTCGCTCATCGGCAACGTGTACCTGGGCAAGGTCCAGAACGTGCTGCCGTCCATGGAAGCGGCATTCGTGGACATCGGACGCGGCCGCAACGCCGTGCTGTACGCCGGCGAAGTGAACTGGGAAGCCGTCAACCTTGAGGGCAAGCAGCGCCGCATCGAGAACGCGCTGAAGTCCGGCGACACCGTCCTGGTCCAGGTGACCAAGGACCCCGTGGGACACAAGGGCGCCCGGCTCACCAGCCAGATCTCCCTTCCCGGCCGCTACCTGGTGTACGTGCCGGGCGGTTCCATGACCGGCATCTCCCGCAAGCTGCCCGACGTCGAACGCAACCGGCTCAAGCGCATCCTCAAGGACCGTCTGCCGGAGCACGCGGGCGTCATTGTCCGCACCGCCGCCGAGGGCGCTTCCGAGGAAGAACTCACGCACGACATCAACCGCCTGCGCGCACAGTGGGACGGCATCGAAAGCCAGTCCGCCTCCACCAAGGTCCTGGCTCCCGAACTGCTCTACGGCGAACCCGACCTGACCATCAAGGTGGTCCGCGACGTCTTCAATGAAGACTTCTCCAAGCTCATCGTTTCCGGTGAGGAAGCCTGGGACACCATCGAGGCCTACGTCACCTACGTGGCGCCGGACCTGGTGGGCCGGCTCGAGAAGTGGACCAAGGACCAGGACATCTTCTCCGCCTGGCGCATCGACGAGCAGATCCACAAGGCCCTTGAGCGGAAGGTCTTCCTGCCTTCCGGCGGCTCCCTGGTGATCGACCGCACCGAAGCCATGACCGTAGTGGACGTCAACACCGGCAAGTTCACCGGCAGCGGCGGCAACCTCGAGGAAACCGTCACCAAGAACAACCTGGAAGCTGCCGAGGAAGTAGTGCGCCAGCTGAGGCTGCGCGACATCGGCGGCATCATCGTGATCGACTTCATCGACATGGTGCTCGAATCCAACCGCGACCTGGTCCTGCGCCGCATGGTGGAATGCCTGGGCCGTGACCGGACGAAGCACCAGGTTGCGGAGGTCACGTCGCTGGGCCTGGTCCAGATGACCCGCAAGCGCATGGGTACCGGCCTGCTGGAGGTCTTCGGCGAGCAGTGCGAGGCCTGCGCCGGCCGTGGCGTAGTGACCCACGACGATCCGGTGGAGCACCGCCGCGCCAACATCGTGGCGGCCGAACACCACGTCCAGCGCACCGACAACCGTCCCGAAGCCCGCGGGGAATCCCACCGCGCCGAAGGGCAGCGGATCGATGCGACCCAGCCGGGGGTGCGTCCCGAGCGCAAACGGCGGCGGGGACGCGGCGGCCAGCAGCCCGAGGGTGCCCCGGCGCCTGCGGTCCAGGTCCACACCGTCCTGCCGGACCCGACAGATGCCGAGCGGCACGCCAAGGCAGAAGCCACCCGGCTTGCCCTTGCTAACATCGCCGCTGCCGCCCACGCGGCCCACCTGCACGACGATGAGGTGGCGGCAACCCGGCAGGCGCCGTTGGCCGAGCCTGCACCGGCTCCTGCTGCTGCTCCTGCTCCTGCAGAGGAGAAGCACGACGCCGATGCCCCCGCACGTCCCGCAGCTGTCCTGACCTTCGGCGGCGAGGAAGTCCCGCTTCCGTTCGTGGAACACGCGGAGGAGCAGCATCCCAGGCCCGCCCTCACCCTGGACCGCCTCGCGGAAGCGTTCGCCCACCTCGGCCAGCCGGCTTCCCCCATGGAGAACGCGCCCGCCAAGGCCGCAGATGCGGTGAAGGCAGCCGAACAGGCAGGGCCCGAACGGCAGGCTGACGGGGGAGTGGCATCCCCCGCCACCGTGGCCGCTCCGGCTGACAAGGACTACTCCGACCACACGCTGGAGCAGTCCCGGCAACGCAGGCCGCGGCGCCACCGCGCTGCCAGCCGTGCCCAGGGTGCCGCCAACGAGACCGCCGTCCAGCACCACGAGAGCGTCCAGGCGGCCAGTACCGGCCATTCGCACGCAGCCAAGGCCCCGGACACCCATAAAGCAGCGCCGGCGGATAAGGGCAGGCAGTCGGAGGAGCCCATCATTCTGGGCGTAGGAGTCCCGGCTTCGGAGCTTTAGCCAGGGCTGGGTCAACACGCCACCCAGGAAGTCCCCGCTGTGTGGACAGTTCCCCCCGCGAAGTGCAGGGGGAAAGGTCAGCGGAGCGGGGACTTTCTGCGTGCCCGGCCCGTCACTTTGCCGCGGCCGGCACCGAAGCAGCTAGGCTGGAAAATCGACACGGGGTGCCGCGCAGAAGGCCGGCTGAGATCCAGACCCGTTGAACCTGTCCGGCTAGTACCGGCGAAGGGATGTCTCTTGTCGTCGACCCTTTCCATGCCCCTGCCAACTGCATCCGGTGATCCTTCGGCGCTGCCCGTGGGCCGCGACGTCCCACGCGTCCTCTCCATCGCCGGCTCCGACCCGTCCGGCGGAGCCGGCATCCAGGCGGACCTCAAAAGCATCGCCGCCCACGGCGGATACGGCATGGCTGCGATTACCGCCCTCACGGCCCAAAACACCCGGGGCGTGCAGGCTGTCCACGTTCCCCCGGCAGCCTTCCTGGCCCAGCAGCTGGATGCCGTCAGTGATGACATCAGCATCGACGCCGTCAAGATCGGCATGCTGGGTGATGAGGCGGTGATCCGCACTGTCCGCCAATGGCTCGGGAAGGTCCGTCCCGCCGTCGTGGTCCTTGACCCCGTGATGGTGGCCACGAGCGGCGACCGGTTGCTCAAGGAGTCCGCCGAAGCTGCCCTGCGGGACCTGTTGCCCCTTGCACACCTCATCACCCCCAACCTGCCCGAGCTCGCCATACTGGTGGGCGCGGACCCGGCGGAAAGCTGGGACGCGGCGCTGGACCAGGGGAGGCGCCTGGCGGATGCCACCGTGGCCACAGTATTGGTCAAGGGTGGCCACCTGGCAGGCCTGGCCTGCCCGGACGCGCTGGTGAACACCGTGGGCCTTCTGGGGCAGGAAGTGGTGGAAGTGCAGGGCAACCGGGTCGCTACCCGCAACAGCCACGGCACCGGCTGTTCTCTGTCCTCGGCAATGGCCACGGTGCAGGCCCGCCTGGGGGACTGGGAAGCATCGCTGCGGACGGTCAAGCCCTGGCTGGCAGGCGCACTTGAGAACTCCGGCCAGCTGGAGGTAGGCCAGGGCAACGGCCCCGTGCACCATTTCCACCATGTGCGGCCGGTCCTGGCGGAAGGCGGCTTCGCGGCCCGGTTGTGGGCGGAAGCACAACAGGACCTCGCGGACATCTACGCGCTGGACTTTATCCACGGCCTGGTCTCAGGCGATCTTGCCGAAACGGATTTTGCCTACTACCTGGCCCAGGATGCCCTCTACCTGAACGGCTACTCCCGGGTGCTGGCGCGGGCCAGCGCCCTGGCACCCTCGGAGGCCGACCAGCTGTTCTGGGCCCGGTCCGCGCAGCAGTGCCTTGAAGTGGAATCCGAACTCCACCGGTCGTGGCTCAGCACCCGCCCGGCCCAGACCGGCTTGGGCCCCGTCACCAAGTCCTACGTTGACCACCTCACCGCGGCGTCGGCGTCGGGCAGTTACGCGGTCCTTGCCGCCGCCGTCCTGCCCTGCTTCTGGCTCTATGCCGAGGTTGGCGAAAAGCTGCATGCCCGGTTCCTTGCCTCGGGTGGGCCGGACGGGCATCCATACGGCGCCTGGCTGCGCACGTACGCCGACGAGGGCTTTGCCGAAGCCACCCGCCAGGCCATCGCCATTGTGGATGCAGCCGGACGGAAGGCCTCGGACCAGGAGCGGACAGCGATGGTGACGGCCTTCAGGCAGTCCTGCCGCCTGGAAGTGGAGTTCTTCGACGCGCCGAGGCTGCATTCCTGACCCTTGCGGGCAGGGGCACCGCTATTATGGAGGGGATGGTTGCGGCGCCGCCTGCCGGGTTGTGGTTACTACCACAGCAGGGCGGCCGGAACCAGCCTCATTTGCGGCCGAAGATGGATTTAGCGTATTCTGGATCTTCGGTGCTTACGCCAACACTTGGGTTATGACCCCACGGCGTTGAGGCACAGCGATAAACCAGGCTTTTGATAGTCGGTTCCGCACGCAAATTTAGTTATAAACGTCGAGAGAAGTGAGTTCCCAAGTGGTGTACGCGATTGTCCGCGCAGGCGGCCGGCAAGAGAAGGTTTCCGTCGGAGACTTCGTTACCCTGAACCGCGTCGCCGGTGGAGCTGGCAGCACCATTCAGCTGCCCGCACTGCTCCTGGTTGACGGTGACAAGGTCACCTCTGCCGCTGCTGACCTGGCCAAGGTAACCGTTACGGCTGAGATCCTGAACGACCTCCGTGGTCCGAAGATTGTCATCCAGAAGTTCAAGAACAAGACCGGTTACAAGAAGCGCCAGGGTCACCGCCAGGAACTGACCAAGGTCAAGATCACCGGTATCCAGTAACCTTCGTTACTGTTCAGGTTTTTCAGCAGATTCCCCAGAATTTAGAGGCAGGCATTTCAGATGGCACATAAAAAGGGCGCGAGCTCCACTCGCAACGGTCGTGATTCCAACGCTCAGTACCTCGGCGTCAAGCGCTTCGGCGGCCAGGTAGTTTCCGCAGGCGAGATCATCGTCCGCCAGCGCGGCACCCACTTCCACCCGGGCGCCGGCGTTGGCCGTGGCG
This window encodes:
- a CDS encoding vitamin K epoxide reductase family protein, which produces MPSISPVSAHKQERAADQPTSAAASVPRMTRNRPFGWLLVVTGIVGWLASGTLVLEKLEVLKDPNHTTVCDVNPFISCGQVMQTWQSSLFGFPNMFIGIVAFAIIITVGMALLAGATFARWYWVGIQAGVTLGFAFVVWLWSQALYSIHILCPLCMIVWAAMIPLFVWTTIRNITAGVIPMPAGAVRIVGDSGWIITALLYVAVIATIFFAFIQVFAGTSGF
- the rplU gene encoding 50S ribosomal protein L21; its protein translation is MVYAIVRAGGRQEKVSVGDFVTLNRVAGGAGSTIQLPALLLVDGDKVTSAAADLAKVTVTAEILNDLRGPKIVIQKFKNKTGYKKRQGHRQELTKVKITGIQ
- the thiD gene encoding bifunctional hydroxymethylpyrimidine kinase/phosphomethylpyrimidine kinase gives rise to the protein MPLPTASGDPSALPVGRDVPRVLSIAGSDPSGGAGIQADLKSIAAHGGYGMAAITALTAQNTRGVQAVHVPPAAFLAQQLDAVSDDISIDAVKIGMLGDEAVIRTVRQWLGKVRPAVVVLDPVMVATSGDRLLKESAEAALRDLLPLAHLITPNLPELAILVGADPAESWDAALDQGRRLADATVATVLVKGGHLAGLACPDALVNTVGLLGQEVVEVQGNRVATRNSHGTGCSLSSAMATVQARLGDWEASLRTVKPWLAGALENSGQLEVGQGNGPVHHFHHVRPVLAEGGFAARLWAEAQQDLADIYALDFIHGLVSGDLAETDFAYYLAQDALYLNGYSRVLARASALAPSEADQLFWARSAQQCLEVESELHRSWLSTRPAQTGLGPVTKSYVDHLTAASASGSYAVLAAAVLPCFWLYAEVGEKLHARFLASGGPDGHPYGAWLRTYADEGFAEATRQAIAIVDAAGRKASDQERTAMVTAFRQSCRLEVEFFDAPRLHS
- the rpmA gene encoding 50S ribosomal protein L27; this translates as MAHKKGASSTRNGRDSNAQYLGVKRFGGQVVSAGEIIVRQRGTHFHPGAGVGRGGDDTLFALTPGAVEFGTRRGRRVVNIVAAAAAE
- the ndk gene encoding nucleoside-diphosphate kinase — its product is MTTERTLVLIKPDGVARNLTGAILARIEAKGYSLVELKKVDATRELLEQHYEEHVGKPFYEPLVEFMLSGPVVAAIFEGHRVIEGFRSLAGTTDPTTAAPGTIRGDFGRDWGLKVQQNLVHGSDSTDSAEREIKIWFQG
- a CDS encoding Rne/Rng family ribonuclease — protein: MDNDQELAVNDDASAAEAAAPKKAPRTRRKAAPKTDDALTAGAVTEPEAAAPAGGGDAPVEDEVAAPKAPARRTRARKKADTAEPLPAFADEAEPAAAAAAAAVAAVDAPAAPAAEASDESPAAVPAAAETSDAGTKPVRRRRVATRKAASPALAPEADSPATDAVPAGTAAPEAQAQVAAQDHGAATAQEPVRESAAVQGSTQEPARETPAAAKEEPGSVAAASSFGSLFLEPASPTSVLFQAPDLTTVVRPATPAVEEPEEDETEDGEDSSSRRRRRSRGRRGRTRLDDRADEDTEGGSAEADAEDEADEDSAVQPEDGVTSRRRRRRRRGDQDLELTGGGDDDPPNTVTRVRAPRAVTEAPVSNRVTSVKGSTRLEAKKQRRRESRDTGRRRTVITEAEFLARRESVDRQMIVRQRDDRIQIAVLEDGVLAEHFVSKTQQDSLIGNVYLGKVQNVLPSMEAAFVDIGRGRNAVLYAGEVNWEAVNLEGKQRRIENALKSGDTVLVQVTKDPVGHKGARLTSQISLPGRYLVYVPGGSMTGISRKLPDVERNRLKRILKDRLPEHAGVIVRTAAEGASEEELTHDINRLRAQWDGIESQSASTKVLAPELLYGEPDLTIKVVRDVFNEDFSKLIVSGEEAWDTIEAYVTYVAPDLVGRLEKWTKDQDIFSAWRIDEQIHKALERKVFLPSGGSLVIDRTEAMTVVDVNTGKFTGSGGNLEETVTKNNLEAAEEVVRQLRLRDIGGIIVIDFIDMVLESNRDLVLRRMVECLGRDRTKHQVAEVTSLGLVQMTRKRMGTGLLEVFGEQCEACAGRGVVTHDDPVEHRRANIVAAEHHVQRTDNRPEARGESHRAEGQRIDATQPGVRPERKRRRGRGGQQPEGAPAPAVQVHTVLPDPTDAERHAKAEATRLALANIAAAAHAAHLHDDEVAATRQAPLAEPAPAPAAAPAPAEEKHDADAPARPAAVLTFGGEEVPLPFVEHAEEQHPRPALTLDRLAEAFAHLGQPASPMENAPAKAADAVKAAEQAGPERQADGGVASPATVAAPADKDYSDHTLEQSRQRRPRRHRAASRAQGAANETAVQHHESVQAASTGHSHAAKAPDTHKAAPADKGRQSEEPIILGVGVPASEL